The following is a genomic window from Calliphora vicina chromosome 5, idCalVici1.1, whole genome shotgun sequence.
TGAATGATGCTCTTTGAAGTGTCCTACAATATCAGAGAATGAGTTGCCCGAAAATACACACAAATCACACAACATTGGTATATGTTTTTTAATCAATTGCTCTGTCAGTATTGGATCTAAACGGTGAGAACTCCTTTTCTTTTTGGGTGTATCAtcctttttctcatttttatttGAATCTTTGCGTTTAGATTTACTTttagcatttttatttttaattacattttccgTTTTGTCTTCATTTAATATATCTTCTGGTTCACTAATTTCTGAGGGCTCGTATTCATCTGATGTGGAGCTGCTACATTCATGGTCAAAGTCCTCATCTTCATTAAAATCACTATGAATTTGTTCATTTTCTAATGGATTTTTCTCAGCAGTCTCAGCTTTTTCATTATCTGCAACTTCTTTAATATCTATTTCGATTTGCATAagattattttcatatgtaatcTCTTCTTGATTCTCCTCCTGTTTGATAATGGTTATTTCCTCCTCCTCCTTGATGGTAGTGAGTTTATGTTGATTTTGTTGGAATAACTTATGTGTCCTTTCCACGCCTTGATAGAATTCATGAAAGTCTTCAGTTTTTTGCCAGCATATTGTACAGATATGGGATGTAAATGAATCATCTGGATGTGTCTAAAATGTCCATGCAAGAGTTTAACTGGTATCATATAATATTGCAACAATAATATTACCTtgaaccaaaaatatttgtttataatattgcCTATATTGAGGTTTATCCCCTTTTCATCATAAATGCCCAACACTTTATGAGTTTCCAATAAACACACACAGCACAACATTTTGTCTAGTTTAATAAAGATTTCGTTCAATTTGTAAACATTTGtataaacaatttcttaaaagcccaaaaataaacaaaaatgcaaTGTGAATTGATAACACAAAATCAGCtggttattgttattgtttacatttcatttgttgttgttgcaattagcatattaaaaaaatacactttgcattttcttgattttacacaaagatacaaaaatataataatggtattcactttgaaaattttagattagttaaaatgtaattttttcagccaacaaaattactaaaaattattttgcaaaactgCCAGTCAAAAATCAAGATTCAAAAATTGCAATGCTTATTATGTATAAGTCATGAAATGAATTCCTAAAAATACCCAACATTTCCATCTTgacaaaaatgtttgcctgtttCAGTTCTCGCTCTcgttgagttaaaaaatttagcatatCACAACTGATATTGttaagatttttgtttgttgtttgtcaATGTTGTATTGATTAGACTGATTTTAATTATTACctcaaacaaagaaaaatacattttataagatactgtaaaacattttattatcatCTAGTTTCGAACTAAAGGATTAGTATTGTTAATAAAACTTTGGGCACtgccttttttgttttttctccaTTCATCCCATTCTATTGGatgttgtttctttttatgtGAATGCATATTCGCGTTTGAGTTGAAAGTTCGGGTGCAAAATGGACATTTATATAATGTTTCTCCCGTATGTTGTGTCATATGTTCCTAAATAAATTCAACACAGATTGTTAACTATCCTTTATAAATCGACTTTAAATTCTCATTTTAATACTTACTCTCAACGAAATGGCTTTCTTAAATGTTTTATCACATTGTTCACACTGGAATACTTCATTGGAGTGACTGTATCGCTTATGGTTTGTAAGGGCTCCACGATTTTTGCAGAGCTTACCACAATCTGGACATTTATAGATTTTACCTTCGGGATTATGTCTTTGCAAATGAGACTTTAAGTTGTCCTCGTCTTTTAGCCAGCTATCACAGTCGGGATAAGGACATTTAACCCGAGGTCCACTGTCTTCAAAATGTAGCCGTACATGCTTTTCAAAGGCATGTTTATCTTTAATCTCTTTGGCACATACATGACAAATGTTGGCCGCTTTCTTGTGATTCATGCCATTATGAATATTTAACAGATAAGCCGTTGCAAATCTTTTTGAGACCAATAAACATGTACAtagttaatttgaaatatttgttaggTTTAAAATAACTTACGCTTTCTGAGTTGGACACTTGGTGCAAAAGAATGTCCATTCTTCTTTTGGTATATGAATGGGACGATGGAGTTCCAATAAATTTCGCCTGGCAAATTTTCTTGGGCATGATTCGCAAGAGTGTAAAAGTTCTTCTTCGGGAGCATGATAAGATAAATTATGAGTTCGAAGACTGCAGGTTGTTGTAAAGGATTTATTGCATTGTTCACATCTGAAATAAGTATTAGTAATGAAAGATTTcacaaaacattattttttcttaaacaaaacactAATTCAAACACtcatagtttaattttaaaatatccacAGAATATTTGTAGGGTATTGGTATACATTACAATACCTATTCTATATCAACTTACCTAAAATAATTTGGATCTTCATGTTTCAGAGCATGTTGTGCTACATAATAACGCTTAGTAAATTTCCTATCGCAGCACATTATATAGGGACGCACTTTGGGATGGTATTTCTTAAAATGACTGACCATATCGGGAAAGGAAGAACCAACAAAAACACATAAATCACAAATCATATTAATATGCTTTTTAATCATCTGTTCCGTTAAAATGGGATCTAAAAATTTATCTGTCCACTTCTTCTTAGTTGTGGGGCATTTACTTTTCAACtcatttttgttaaactttttcttttttgtactctttttTACACCTTTAACAATTTTGTTGCCCTTTTTTTCAGGAATTTCTTTTTTGTCATTCACATCCTTTGTTTTATCTTCATCCATGGAACTTTCATCACCTTCACTTATTTCTGAATTTTCACAATCATTAAAAGAACTGTCATCGCTATCATCTTCCGACTCTAACTCTACGTCGTCAATCTGTTCTGCTTCTAGGGGATTTTCTTTGATTACTTCAATTTCATGTTCACAGTTTGGATTTACGTCGATTTCAACTTCCACTTGCATTAGGTTTTCTTCAAATCCATCTTGTTCCTGTTTAATAGCACTAGTACTAGGTTTTTCCTCTTCCTCCTTGATGTCGGCACTTAGATTTTGAAATACATTATGAGATTTCTTAACAGTTTGGTAAAAGTCGTGAAAATCTTTGATTTTATCCCAGCAAAGTATGCAAATTTGTGTGGGATTATCATCATTCGGCGTAGGCTTTGAGGAatgaaatataatgaaaatatttagtttgaGAAGGacataacattttatttaaatgaagagATACCTTGAACCAAAAGTGTTGATGTACTATTTCAGCAATATTATGCACTTTATGTGTGACATCAAAAACTGCCAACGTTTTTGAGGTTTGTAGCAAACAAACGCAACATAacatgttattttattttaattaaaagttataatgtgttaacatttgtatttgtttgtaaacaatttttttttgttttctggctggttaattttctttgattcttgtattttgtgttattattcTTCTATATTGGCATTCATTGCAATTTGATAACACAAGgtgttaaataatgaaaactggCATCACCGAATATAACGGCAGTTTCTccccaaaaataaaacacaaagcGATTTTTActtgttcttaataaatattttaattagttaaaataaaaaataataaaaatattatataaaacccattttagttttgttaactAAATCCCATTCTATGGGATGAGCTTTCTTCTTATGTGAATACATATTTGCCTTGGAATTGAAGGTTCTCGTACAAAATGGACAACTGTACAGAGGTTCTCCCGTGTGGCCAGCCATATGTTCCTAAAAGTTATATAggcatataataaatatatgtaattcgcgtataaaataaaaacttacctTTAATGACAAAGCACTCTTAAAGCTCTTTTGGCATTCTTCACACGTAAATGTTTGTGTGGAATGTGTATTTCTTAAATGACATGTTaaagaatgtttatttttacatatcCGCCCACACTCAGGACACTCGTATTTCGATTGATTGTGAAAACGTCTTAAATGCTGTTTTAAATTGTCCTCATCCTTAAGCCAACTTTCGCAACCTTCTCGAGGACATTTAATACGTGGTCCACTTGTTTCAAAATGTAATCTTACATGTTTTTCGAAAGCTTGTTTATCTCGAATTTCTTTGGCGCATACATGGCAAATATTAGATGCTTTCGTATGACGTGACTTAATATGAATCTGTAAAATGTATTCACTAGCAAATCtggaaaaaatatgattttgatttttaaattcaaagtataacataatgaaaaaaaaaacttacgctTTCGGCGGTGCACATATTTGGCAAAAGTGTGATCTTTCTGTTTTGGGTATATGCTTAGCTTTATGATGCGCTAgtaaattttttc
Proteins encoded in this region:
- the LOC135960808 gene encoding transcription factor grauzone-like, producing MLCCVCLLQTSKTLAVFDVTHKVHNIAEIVHQHFWFKPTPNDDNPTQICILCWDKIKDFHDFYQTVKKSHNVFQNLSADIKEEEEKPSTSAIKQEQDGFEENLMQVEVEIDVNPNCEHEIEVIKENPLEAEQIDDVELESEDDSDDSSFNDCENSEISEGDESSMDEDKTKDVNDKKEIPEKKGNKIVKGVKKSTKKKKFNKNELKSKCPTTKKKWTDKFLDPILTEQMIKKHINMICDLCVFVGSSFPDMVSHFKKYHPKVRPYIMCCDRKFTKRYYVAQHALKHEDPNYFRCEQCNKSFTTTCSLRTHNLSYHAPEEELLHSCESCPRKFARRNLLELHRPIHIPKEEWTFFCTKCPTQKAFATAYLLNIHNGMNHKKAANICHVCAKEIKDKHAFEKHVRLHFEDSGPRVKCPYPDCDSWLKDEDNLKSHLQRHNPEGKIYKCPDCGKLCKNRGALTNHKRYSHSNEVFQCEQCDKTFKKAISLREHMTQHTGETLYKCPFCTRTFNSNANMHSHKKKQHPIEWDEWRKNKKGSAQSFINNTNPLVRN